The genomic window TCGGGTTGTCAAGCTCGGCGAAATGACAAGGGGGTGGCCCGATTAGGATTCCGTCTCGCCTGACGACTCAGTGGGCGACGGTTTGATCTTCATGGTCACGAATTCCACTGCCTCTGCCGCGAGGCGAACGGCGTCTGCGGCTGCTGCCTGCGTATAGACGCGAGCCGGGATACTATCGGGAAGGCTGTGGGGGTACCGGGTCGGCACATAATAGCCGTCGAGGATCGCCCAGGTTTTACCTCTCTCAGCGAACTCGGGATCGTATTCCGACGCCCGGCTGCACAGACGTTCAACCGAATGTCCCGTGACCACCGGCTCCCCTTGAGCGTAGAGGAACGCTTTGAGTGCCTTCTCAGCAATCTGCTGGGCGAGAAAGCAAGCGATATGGTAACCTCCTTCCGCTGCCAGCATCGTCGCCCATTTCAAATCTTCCTTTGCTTGTTCCAACCAACGGAGACCTTCCTCTTCAGGAGTTCTTTGCATAAACGACGATTCCTTCCTTCAACACATGCCGGATGAACGGCGTCCGTTGCATTCGAGCAAATTCCTCCGGTGTGTATACGAGGATATCGGCATCTACCTTCGGGTTGAGCTGTCGGTAGATTCGCCCATGCCGTTGGACAAAATCCCATTCACTGTTCATCACCACGATGAGGTCCAGATCACTAAAAATGTTCTCCCGGCCTCTGGCAAGCGATCCAAACAGGATAACTTTCTCTGCGCCCATTATTTTCAACACGCTGACAATACGGTCCAGTTCCTGGCGCAGGAGGTGCTCATAGGTGACCGGGGATCGAACCTCTGTCCGTAGCTTTTCCATCACGAGCGTGATTCTACAGTTTTTCAGGGCGTGGGTCTATCCTTTGATGTTGCTTAAAGGACTCGTCGCCAATCCGGTGTGGCGACTGACGGATAGGTTTTTCTCTCCCATTGATCTTCCGGGGCGGTTGAACGCGGCATGTCCGAAGGGGAATTCCTCCTTCTTCTCACCAACGAGCAGGGCGAGTGGAACTGCTCGCCTGACCAAGCTCATCGAGTGCGCTCAGATGAGGAGATCGGTTTCGCCGGGGGATTGGCCGGAAATCCCCCGGAGCGTTACCGGGTGAGCGGTGCACGTGGATCCGAGAACTCTCGCGATCGAGTATTGACTTTGAGGCGGAGACTCGGTGATGATCACCCTCTCAAAGCCAACCCCACACGAAAGGCTGAGGGGGACGGTACATGCGGTGGACTGAAGATGGAGGGAGATTGAACGGGTGAGCGTCCGGGGCAGCAACTCCTCTCCCTCTCGCCGCGGTTGGGCAATGAAGGTTGGGAGAAAATGCCGACGGAATCGCCCGTCCTCGCCTTTTAGAGGGGACGTACGGGATACCATGAAGCTGCGGAGGTGAAACGATGAAAAGACCATTCTCTCGTGTTGTCATGAGCTACATCCTCTTGCTGCTGATTGGACCGATGTTCGGTCAATGGCCTCGTGCCATCGTTCATGCCGCTTTTCAGGGATCCGCGCAAGAGGAGAAGAAAGACGAGAAGAAGAAAGATGAGGAGCTGCCGATCAAACCGACGGAGACCATCGAGTTCACCACCGATGAAGGAACGTGGATGTCGCTCGATGTCTCGCCGGACGGCCAAACCATCATTTTTGATTTGCTCGGCGACATCTACACGCTTCCGATCAGCGGAGGGGAGGCCAGGCGAATTATCGGTGGGATGTCCTTTGAGAGCCAGCCGAAGTTTTCTCCCGATGGAAAAAAGATCGTGTTTCTCAGCGACCGGAGCGGAGCCGAGAACGTCTGGCTGGCCAACGCCGACGGATCGGACCCGAAGCCGCTGACCAAAGGCCGCAATCAAATGTTTTGTTCTCCCACCTGGACGCCGGACGGCAGGTACATTGTGGTGTCGCGGGCGACCGAAGCGATCGGGACATTTTCGCTCTGGATGTATCACATCGAAGGAGGCACGGGCGTTCTCATCGGCCCGCCGGAGCCGCCGTTACCCGAACCGGGTTCGCAGGAACCCGCGCGTCCCCGACAGAACAAGCTGGGAGCCGTCGTCTCGCCTGACGGTCGCTACATTTATTATTCGGTGCGCACGGGAGCTTTTAACTATAACGCGACGTTCCCCATCTGGCAGATCGCTCGATTTGATCGGGAGACGGGGGAGACGACCACCATCACCAATGCGCAGGGGAGCGCCATGCGACCGGTTCTTTCACCGGACGGGAGGATGCTCGTTTACGCCACCCGGTACGAGACGGGCACGGGCTTGCGGGTGCGCGATCTGGAGACGGGGGAGGAGCGCTGGTTGATCTATCCCGTCACGCGGGACGATCAGGAATCGCGGGCGACGCGCGATACGATGCCCGGCTATGATTTCCTGCCCGATGGACAATCGCTCGTTGTGCCGATTGACGGCAAGATTCGCCGGGTGGATTTTGAAACCGGTCAGTCCACGCTCATTCCCTTCACAGCCAGGGTGCAGGCCGAGATCGGCCCGCGCGTTTACTTCACATATCGGGTGGATGACAGTCCGACGGTTCGCGCGCGACTGATTCGATGGCCAAAACTCTCGCC from Blastocatellia bacterium includes these protein-coding regions:
- a CDS encoding nucleotidyltransferase domain-containing protein translates to MEKLRTEVRSPVTYEHLLRQELDRIVSVLKIMGAEKVILFGSLARGRENIFSDLDLIVVMNSEWDFVQRHGRIYRQLNPKVDADILVYTPEEFARMQRTPFIRHVLKEGIVVYAKNS
- a CDS encoding HEPN domain-containing protein; amino-acid sequence: MEQAKEDLKWATMLAAEGGYHIACFLAQQIAEKALKAFLYAQGEPVVTGHSVERLCSRASEYDPEFAERGKTWAILDGYYVPTRYPHSLPDSIPARVYTQAAAADAVRLAAEAVEFVTMKIKPSPTESSGETES